A region of Pseudomonas sp. Marseille-Q3773 DNA encodes the following proteins:
- a CDS encoding aspartate aminotransferase family protein, which yields MNAPFAPQRQTRDYQASDAAHHIHAFLDQKALNAEGPRVIVGGERLHLWDSEGKRYLDGMSGLWCTQLGYGRRDLSAAAATQMDQLAYYNMFFHTTHPAVIELSELLFSLLPAHYSHAIYTNSGSEANEVLIRTVRRYWQVVGQPAKKIMIGRWNGYHGSTLAATALGGMKFMHEMGGLIPDVAHIDEPYWYAEGGDLSPAEFGRRCALQLEEKILELGAENVAGFIAEPFQGAGGMIFPPESYWPEVQRICRQYDVLLCADEVIGGFGRTGEWFAHEYFGFQPDTLSIAKGLTSGYVPMGGLVLSKRIAEALVERGGVFAHGLTYSGHPVAAAVAIANLKALRDEGIVRQVRDDTGPYLQRILREVFADHPLIGQVQGAGLVAALQFAEHKPTRKRFANENDLAWQCRTFGFEEGVIIRSTLGRMIMAPALVANHSELDELVEKTRIAVDRTARLVGKF from the coding sequence ATGAATGCGCCTTTCGCCCCGCAACGCCAGACCCGCGACTATCAGGCTTCCGATGCCGCCCACCATATCCATGCCTTCCTCGACCAGAAGGCGCTGAACGCCGAAGGGCCGCGGGTGATCGTCGGCGGTGAGCGCCTGCACCTGTGGGACAGCGAGGGCAAGCGCTACCTCGACGGCATGTCCGGCCTGTGGTGCACCCAGCTCGGCTATGGCCGCCGCGACCTGAGCGCCGCCGCTGCCACGCAGATGGACCAGCTGGCCTACTACAACATGTTCTTCCACACCACCCACCCGGCGGTGATCGAACTGTCCGAGCTGTTGTTCAGCCTGCTGCCCGCGCATTACAGCCACGCGATCTACACCAACTCCGGCTCCGAAGCCAACGAGGTGTTGATCCGCACCGTGCGCCGCTATTGGCAAGTGGTCGGCCAGCCGGCCAAGAAGATCATGATCGGCCGCTGGAACGGCTACCACGGCTCGACGCTGGCCGCCACGGCGTTGGGCGGCATGAAGTTCATGCACGAAATGGGCGGGCTGATCCCGGATGTGGCGCACATCGACGAACCGTACTGGTACGCCGAGGGCGGCGACCTGAGCCCGGCCGAATTCGGCCGCCGCTGTGCCCTGCAGCTGGAAGAAAAAATCCTCGAACTGGGTGCCGAGAACGTTGCCGGTTTCATTGCCGAACCGTTCCAGGGCGCCGGCGGCATGATCTTCCCGCCGGAAAGCTACTGGCCCGAGGTCCAGCGTATCTGCCGCCAGTACGATGTGCTGCTGTGCGCTGATGAAGTGATCGGCGGCTTTGGCCGCACCGGCGAATGGTTTGCCCATGAATATTTCGGCTTCCAGCCCGACACCCTGTCGATCGCCAAGGGCCTGACCAGTGGCTACGTGCCCATGGGTGGCCTGGTGCTGAGCAAGCGCATTGCCGAGGCGCTGGTGGAGCGAGGCGGGGTGTTTGCCCACGGCCTGACCTATTCCGGCCACCCGGTGGCGGCGGCGGTGGCCATCGCCAACCTGAAAGCGTTGCGTGACGAAGGCATCGTGCGCCAGGTCAGGGACGACACCGGGCCGTACCTGCAGCGCATCCTGCGCGAGGTGTTCGCCGACCACCCGCTGATCGGCCAGGTGCAGGGCGCCGGCCTGGTGGCGGCATTGCAGTTCGCCGAGCACAAGCCAACGCGCAAGCGCTTTGCCAACGAGAATGACCTGGCCTGGCAATGCCGCACCTTCGGTTTCGAGGAGGGGGTGATCATTCGCTCGACCCTGGGCCGGATGATCATGGCCCCGGCCCTGGTCGCCAACCACAGCGAGCTGGATGAACTGGTGGAAAAGACCCGCATCGCCGTGGACCGCACGGCGCGCCTGGTCGGCAAGTTCTGA
- a CDS encoding GNAT family N-acetyltransferase codes for MLPIELLAATADQAPLIRNLYQFYAYESSDWEQEDVEVDGRFYIHDEHLQRYWQADGWGAYLVLADGFIAGFVLVERSELPGIEAFELADLFILKKYRRQGIGRAVALQLLSGEGDWLLRCYAQDAPAVAFCNAVLAGSPRPAQAIAGEGGPDLLNYLVTGVRH; via the coding sequence ATGCTGCCCATCGAACTGCTGGCCGCCACCGCTGACCAGGCCCCGCTGATCCGCAACCTCTACCAGTTCTACGCCTACGAGTCCTCCGACTGGGAGCAGGAAGACGTCGAGGTGGATGGCCGCTTCTACATCCATGACGAGCACCTGCAACGCTACTGGCAGGCCGATGGCTGGGGCGCCTACCTGGTGCTGGCAGACGGCTTCATTGCCGGCTTCGTGCTGGTCGAGCGCAGCGAGCTGCCCGGTATCGAAGCATTCGAGCTGGCCGACCTGTTCATTCTGAAAAAGTACCGCCGGCAGGGCATCGGCCGGGCAGTGGCGTTGCAGTTGCTAAGCGGCGAGGGTGACTGGCTGCTGCGCTGTTACGCCCAGGATGCACCTGCCGTGGCCTTCTGCAACGCCGTGCTGGCGGGGTCACCGCGGCCGGCGCAGGCGATCGCCGGGGAGGGCGGGCCGGACCTGCTCAATTACCTGGTGACGGGCGTGCGCCATTAG
- the catC gene encoding muconolactone Delta-isomerase: MLFHVKMTVKLPVDMDPAKAAQLKADEKELAQRLQREGTWRHLWRIAGHYANYSVFDVPSIEALHDTLLQLPLFPYMDIEVDGLCRHPSSIHSDDR; encoded by the coding sequence ATGCTGTTCCACGTGAAGATGACCGTGAAACTGCCAGTCGACATGGACCCGGCCAAGGCTGCCCAGCTCAAGGCCGACGAAAAGGAACTGGCCCAGCGCCTGCAGCGCGAAGGTACCTGGCGCCACCTGTGGCGCATTGCCGGCCACTATGCCAACTACAGCGTGTTCGATGTCCCCAGTATCGAAGCGCTACACGATACTTTGCTGCAACTGCCACTGTTCCCGTACATGGATATCGAGGTCGACGGCCTGTGCCGGCACCCCTCGTCGATCCACAGCGACGACCGCTGA
- a CDS encoding LysR family transcriptional regulator, with amino-acid sequence MELRHLRYFKVLAETLNFTRAAELLHIAQPPLSRQISQLEDELGTLLVLRERPLRLTEAGRFFYEQTCTLLQQLHNISDNTRRIGQGQRQWLGIGFAPSTLYTVLPELIRELRQDSELELGLNEMTTLQQVEALKSGRIDIAFGRIRIDDPAIQQQVLCEDPLVAVLPKGHPLAGAPLTLAELAGEAFILYPANPRPSYADHVLALFAHHGMSIRVSQWANELQTAIGLVAVGVGATLVPASVQQQHRTDIAYVALLDSGAVSPIILSRRKGDVSPMVQRCLALIARQAR; translated from the coding sequence ATGGAACTGCGCCACCTGCGTTACTTCAAGGTGCTGGCCGAGACCCTGAACTTCACCCGTGCCGCCGAGCTGCTGCACATTGCCCAGCCACCGTTGAGTCGGCAGATCAGCCAGCTCGAGGACGAACTGGGCACGCTGCTGGTGCTGCGCGAACGACCGCTGCGGCTGACCGAGGCAGGTCGCTTCTTCTACGAACAGACCTGCACCCTGCTGCAACAACTGCACAACATCAGTGACAACACCCGCCGCATCGGCCAGGGCCAGCGCCAATGGCTGGGTATCGGTTTCGCCCCCTCGACCCTGTACACGGTGCTGCCGGAACTGATCCGCGAATTGCGCCAGGACAGCGAACTGGAGCTGGGCCTGAACGAGATGACCACCTTGCAGCAGGTGGAAGCGCTGAAAAGCGGGCGCATCGATATTGCCTTCGGGCGCATCCGCATCGATGACCCGGCAATCCAGCAGCAGGTACTGTGCGAAGACCCGCTGGTGGCCGTGCTGCCCAAGGGCCACCCGCTGGCGGGCGCGCCGCTCACCCTCGCCGAACTGGCGGGCGAGGCGTTCATCCTGTACCCCGCCAACCCCCGGCCCAGCTATGCCGACCATGTACTGGCACTGTTTGCCCACCACGGCATGAGCATCCGGGTCAGCCAGTGGGCCAACGAACTGCAGACTGCCATTGGCCTGGTGGCTGTCGGCGTGGGCGCAACCCTGGTGCCGGCCTCGGTGCAACAACAGCACCGCACCGATATCGCCTACGTCGCCCTGCTCGACAGCGGTGCCGTCAGCCCGATCATCCTCAGCCGGCGCAAGGGTGACGTCAGCCCGATGGTGCAGCGCTGCCTGGCATTGATTGCCCGGCAAGCCAGGTAA
- a CDS encoding helix-turn-helix transcriptional regulator yields the protein MTHRLLVQQWFEHQAKVTEAIGRPGFAVSLFAALGVIHPIQATTVYLYPHHGMPSALFEQDDNAPWLPEGNVSRYLSGFYLLDPFYGACVEQVESGCYGLFEVAPDHFEMSEYYQSFYRHSHLQDELNYILQVLPGHSLAVSLAFTDKLDGHSRALFGCITPWVLAVLGRHFAGLDSRAGRFENVLEQRIHAALNNFGSSLLTERECRIAQLILRGHSTRSLAERLGVSEDTIKSHRKNVYAKLDIGTQSELFSLFIDALANAQGVLGKDPLESYMGKLR from the coding sequence CCTGTTCGCCGCACTGGGCGTGATCCATCCGATCCAGGCGACCACGGTGTATCTCTACCCGCACCACGGCATGCCCAGCGCATTGTTCGAGCAGGACGACAACGCACCCTGGCTGCCCGAAGGCAATGTAAGCCGTTACCTGTCGGGTTTCTACCTGCTCGACCCGTTCTACGGTGCTTGCGTGGAGCAGGTCGAATCCGGCTGCTATGGCCTGTTCGAGGTGGCGCCGGACCATTTCGAGATGAGCGAGTACTACCAGTCGTTCTACCGCCATTCTCACCTGCAGGATGAACTGAACTACATCCTGCAGGTGCTGCCCGGGCACAGCCTGGCGGTGTCGCTGGCTTTCACCGACAAGCTCGATGGGCACAGCCGTGCGCTGTTCGGTTGCATCACGCCCTGGGTGCTGGCGGTGCTCGGCAGGCACTTCGCCGGGCTCGACAGCCGTGCCGGGCGCTTCGAGAACGTGCTCGAGCAGCGCATCCATGCGGCCCTGAACAATTTCGGCAGCTCATTGCTCACCGAGCGTGAGTGCCGTATCGCCCAGCTGATCCTGCGTGGCCACTCCACCCGATCGCTGGCCGAGCGCCTGGGCGTGTCGGAAGACACCATCAAGTCGCACCGCAAGAACGTCTACGCCAAGCTCGACATCGGCACCCAGTCCGAGCTGTTCTCCCTGTTCATCGACGCGCTGGCCAATGCCCAGGGCGTGCTGGGCAAGGACCCGCTGGAAAGCTACATGGGCAAGCTGCGCTGA
- a CDS encoding muconate cycloisomerase family protein → MTSALIERIEAIIVDLPTIRPHKLAMHTMQQQTLVVLRVRCSDGVEGIGEATTIGGLAYGYESPEGIKANIDAHLAPALVGLPADNINAAMLKLDKLAKGNTFAKSGIESALLDAQGKRLGLPVSELLGGRVRDSLEVAWTLASGDTARDIAEARHMLESRRHRVFKLKIGANPVAQDLKHVLAIKRELGDSASVRVDVNQYWDESQAIRACQVLGDNGIDLIEQPISRSNRSGQVRLNQRSPAPIMADESIESVEDAFSLAADGAASIFALKIAKNGGPRAVLRTAQIAEAAGIALYGGTMLEGSIGTLASAHAFLTLRQLTWGTELFGPLLLTEEIVNEPLQYRDFQLHIPRTPGLGLSLDEQRLARFARRY, encoded by the coding sequence ATGACAAGCGCGCTGATTGAACGTATAGAAGCCATTATCGTCGACCTGCCGACCATCCGCCCGCACAAGCTGGCGATGCACACCATGCAACAGCAGACCCTGGTGGTATTGCGGGTGCGCTGCAGCGATGGCGTAGAAGGTATTGGCGAGGCCACCACCATCGGTGGCCTGGCCTACGGCTACGAAAGCCCCGAGGGCATCAAGGCCAACATCGATGCGCACCTGGCGCCGGCGCTGGTCGGCCTGCCTGCCGACAATATCAACGCCGCCATGCTCAAGCTGGACAAGCTGGCCAAGGGCAACACGTTTGCCAAGTCAGGCATCGAGAGCGCCCTGCTCGATGCGCAAGGCAAGCGCCTCGGCCTGCCGGTCAGCGAACTGCTCGGCGGCCGCGTGCGCGACAGCCTGGAAGTGGCCTGGACCCTGGCCAGCGGCGATACCGCCCGCGACATCGCCGAAGCCCGACACATGCTGGAAAGCCGCCGACACCGGGTGTTCAAGCTGAAGATCGGCGCCAACCCGGTAGCGCAGGACCTCAAGCACGTGCTGGCGATCAAGCGCGAGCTGGGCGACAGCGCCAGCGTGCGGGTCGACGTCAACCAGTACTGGGACGAGTCCCAGGCCATCCGTGCCTGCCAGGTGCTCGGCGACAACGGCATCGACCTGATCGAGCAACCGATTTCACGTAGCAACCGCAGCGGCCAGGTGCGCCTGAACCAGCGCAGCCCGGCACCGATCATGGCGGACGAATCGATCGAAAGTGTCGAAGACGCCTTCAGCCTCGCCGCCGACGGCGCGGCCAGCATCTTTGCCCTGAAAATCGCCAAGAACGGTGGCCCGCGTGCCGTGCTGCGCACCGCGCAAATTGCCGAGGCCGCCGGTATTGCCCTGTATGGCGGGACCATGCTCGAAGGTTCGATCGGCACCCTGGCTTCGGCCCATGCCTTCCTGACCCTGCGCCAGCTGACCTGGGGTACCGAACTGTTCGGGCCGCTGCTGCTCACCGAAGAGATCGTCAACGAGCCGCTGCAGTACCGCGACTTCCAGTTGCACATCCCACGCACCCCAGGCCTAGGCCTGAGCCTGGACGAACAGCGCCTGGCGCGCTTCGCCCGCCGCTACTAA
- a CDS encoding aldehyde dehydrogenase, producing the protein MYTLEFWQQRASDLYLPAQALIDGKPVNAQDGATFAAINPATNAVLAQVAACGQAEVDLAVASARRAFEHGPWPRMAPLERKKVLLRLAELIMAQREELALLDSLNMGKPVMDAYNIDVPGSAHVFAWYGEALDKLYDQVAPTAPTALATITREALGVVAAVVPWNFPLDMAAWKLAPALAAGNSVVLKPAEQSPFSALRLGELALQAGLPEGVLNVLPGLGEQAGRALGLHPDVDCLVFTGSTQVGKYFMQYSAQSNLKQVWLECGGKSPNLVFENCQDLDLAAEKAAFGIFFNQGEVCSANSRLYVQRSIHDAFIERLQAKARQWLPGNPLDPASRAGAIVDAQQAGRIEAVIAQAGQEGARRVCGGRRLTIDGSDNYIEPTIFAGVEGHMSLAREEVFGPVLAVSVFDTEEQAVRLANDSIYGLAASLWSDDFNQVHRVARALKAGTVSVNTVDALDVAVPFGGGKQSGFGRDLSLHSFDKYTQLKTTWYQLRA; encoded by the coding sequence ATGTACACCCTCGAATTCTGGCAACAACGCGCCTCGGACCTGTACCTCCCGGCCCAGGCGCTGATCGACGGCAAGCCCGTCAACGCGCAGGACGGCGCCACCTTCGCCGCTATCAACCCCGCCACCAATGCCGTGCTGGCCCAGGTTGCCGCCTGTGGCCAGGCCGAAGTGGACCTGGCCGTCGCCAGCGCCCGCCGCGCCTTCGAACACGGCCCATGGCCGCGCATGGCTCCGCTCGAGCGCAAGAAGGTCCTGCTGCGCCTGGCCGAGCTGATCATGGCCCAGCGTGAAGAGCTGGCCCTGCTGGACTCGCTGAACATGGGCAAGCCGGTCATGGATGCCTACAACATCGACGTACCGGGCTCGGCCCATGTGTTCGCCTGGTACGGCGAGGCACTGGACAAGCTGTACGACCAGGTGGCACCCACCGCGCCCACCGCGCTGGCGACCATTACCCGAGAGGCCCTGGGCGTTGTTGCCGCGGTCGTGCCGTGGAACTTCCCGCTCGACATGGCCGCGTGGAAGCTCGCCCCGGCGCTCGCCGCTGGCAACAGCGTGGTACTCAAGCCCGCCGAGCAGTCACCATTCTCGGCCCTGCGCCTGGGCGAGCTGGCGTTGCAGGCTGGCCTGCCGGAAGGCGTGCTGAACGTGCTGCCGGGCCTGGGCGAGCAGGCCGGGCGGGCGCTGGGCCTGCACCCGGACGTGGATTGCCTGGTGTTCACCGGCTCGACCCAGGTGGGCAAGTACTTCATGCAGTATTCGGCGCAGTCCAACCTCAAGCAGGTGTGGCTGGAGTGCGGCGGCAAAAGCCCCAACCTGGTGTTCGAAAACTGCCAGGACCTTGACCTGGCTGCGGAAAAGGCCGCGTTTGGCATCTTCTTCAACCAGGGCGAGGTGTGCTCGGCCAACTCGCGGCTGTATGTGCAGCGTTCCATCCATGACGCATTCATCGAACGCCTGCAGGCCAAGGCCCGCCAGTGGCTGCCGGGTAATCCGCTGGACCCGGCGAGCCGGGCCGGTGCGATTGTCGATGCGCAGCAGGCTGGCCGGATCGAGGCGGTCATTGCCCAGGCAGGGCAGGAGGGGGCACGGCGGGTGTGTGGTGGCCGGCGCCTGACGATCGACGGTTCGGACAATTACATCGAGCCGACCATTTTCGCCGGTGTCGAGGGCCACATGAGCCTGGCACGGGAGGAAGTATTCGGGCCGGTGCTGGCGGTCAGCGTGTTCGACACTGAGGAGCAGGCCGTGCGCCTGGCCAATGACAGCATTTACGGCCTGGCGGCGTCGCTGTGGAGCGATGACTTCAATCAGGTCCACCGCGTGGCACGGGCGCTGAAGGCCGGCACCGTGTCGGTGAACACGGTCGATGCGCTGGACGTGGCGGTGCCGTTTGGCGGTGGCAAGCAGTCCGGGTTTGGTCGCGACCTGTCGCTGCATTCGTTCGACAAGTATACGCAGCTCAAGACCACCTGGTATCAGCTGCGCGCCTGA
- the catA gene encoding catechol 1,2-dioxygenase — MTTKISHTADVQAFFSEVAGLGHAEGNPRVKQIILRVLQDSARLIEDLEITEDEFWHAVDYLNRLGGRNEAGLLAAGLGLEHFLDLLQDAKDAEAGLSGGTPRTIEGPLYVAGAPLAQGEARMDDGTDPGVVMFLQGRVFGADGKPLAGATVDLWHANTQGTYSYFDSSQSEYNLRRRIVTDAEGRYRARSIVPSGYGCDPQGPTQECLDLLGRHGQRPAHVHFFISAPGHRHLTTQINFAGDQYLWDDFAYATRDGLVGELRFVEDAAKARDRGVQGGRFAELDFDFHLQAAKAPAAEARSHRPRALQAP, encoded by the coding sequence ATGACCACAAAGATTTCCCACACTGCCGATGTTCAAGCGTTCTTCAGCGAAGTGGCCGGCCTGGGCCATGCCGAAGGCAACCCGCGCGTCAAGCAGATCATCCTGCGCGTGCTGCAGGACAGCGCCCGCCTGATCGAAGACCTGGAAATCACTGAGGACGAGTTCTGGCATGCGGTGGACTACCTCAACCGCCTGGGCGGGCGCAATGAAGCCGGCCTGCTGGCGGCGGGCCTGGGCCTCGAGCACTTTCTCGACCTGCTGCAGGACGCCAAGGACGCCGAGGCCGGCCTGAGCGGCGGCACCCCGCGTACCATCGAGGGCCCGCTGTATGTCGCGGGCGCGCCGCTGGCGCAGGGTGAAGCGCGTATGGACGATGGCACAGACCCGGGGGTGGTGATGTTCCTCCAGGGCCGGGTGTTCGGTGCCGACGGCAAGCCGCTGGCCGGTGCCACCGTTGACCTGTGGCACGCCAACACCCAGGGCACGTATTCCTACTTCGACTCCAGCCAGTCCGAGTACAACTTGCGCCGGCGCATCGTCACCGATGCCGAGGGCCGCTACCGTGCACGTTCCATCGTGCCTTCGGGGTATGGTTGCGACCCGCAGGGGCCGACCCAGGAATGCCTGGACCTGCTCGGTCGCCACGGCCAGCGCCCGGCGCATGTGCACTTTTTCATCTCGGCGCCCGGGCACCGCCATCTGACCACGCAGATCAACTTTGCCGGTGACCAGTACCTGTGGGATGACTTTGCCTATGCCACCCGCGACGGGTTGGTCGGCGAGCTGCGCTTTGTCGAGGATGCCGCGAAAGCCCGCGACCGCGGCGTGCAGGGCGGGCGCTTTGCCGAGCTGGACTTCGACTTCCACCTGCAGGCGGCCAAGGCCCCGGCAGCCGAGGCGCGCAGCCATCGCCCACGGGCATTGCAAGCCCCTTGA